Proteins encoded within one genomic window of Ursus arctos isolate Adak ecotype North America unplaced genomic scaffold, UrsArc2.0 scaffold_9, whole genome shotgun sequence:
- the MYL5 gene encoding myosin light chain 5 — protein sequence MEPTRYRSNYLKNASRKTKKKEGGGLRAQRASSNVFSNFEQTQIQEFKEAFTLMDQNRDGFIDKEDLKDTYASLGKTNIKDDELDAMLKEASGPINFTMFLNMFGAKLTGTDAEETILNAFKMLDPDGKGSINKDYIRRLLMSQADKMTAEEVNQMFQFATIDAAGNLDYKALSYVLTHGEEKEE from the exons GCCAGCAGGAAGActaagaagaaggaggggggcgGCCTACGGGCCCAGAGGGCATCATCCAACGTCTTCTCCAACTTTGAGCAGACCCAGATCCAGGAGTTCAAGGAG GCATTCACACTAATGGATCAGAACCGAGATGGCTTCATTGACAAGGAGGACCTGAAGGACACCTATGCCTCACTGG GCAAAACCAACATCAAGGATGATGAGCTGGACGCCATGCTCAAGGAGGCCTCAGGGCCCATCAACTTCACCATGTTCCTGAACATGTTTGGGGCGAAGCTGACAG GTACGGATGCTGAGGAGACCATCCTAAATGCCTTCAAGATGCTGGATCCCGATGGCAAAGGCAGCATCAACAAGGACTA CATCAGGCGGCTGTTGATGTCCCAGGCAGACAAGATGACTGCTGAAGAG GTTAACCAGATGTTCCAGTTTGCCACCATTGATGCTGCAGGCAACCTGGACTATAAGGCACTGAGCTACGTGCTCACCCacggggaggagaaggaagagtga